One window from the genome of Pelodictyon luteolum DSM 273 encodes:
- the tatC gene encoding twin-arginine translocase subunit TatC yields the protein MKKDEEPSIPPPDSGTEQDGTRPGTPPAEAESVGNGSTPPEPAPDVNQGELFDLTPIDPALAAVGNGRKTSADELKDPQEDNAEGGGHFIEHLDEIRTRLIRSALVLALATGLSALYSDFLVDNVLIGPLKRSSGTLQLQNLVPYGQISIYLQAVFFSGFIVSFPFLALQLWQFVAPGLHEHERSAGRFSILFISLSFFLGIMFGYFVFLPVSLAFFASFGSPLIENNISVQDYASFFIGTLLTAGLVFELPFISYILSKIGLLTPAFMRFYRRHAIVTLLIVAALVTPSTDIVTQLVIGVPLILLYEASILISAHVNRNNAALKRS from the coding sequence ATGAAGAAGGACGAAGAACCCTCCATACCCCCCCCTGATTCAGGGACTGAACAGGACGGCACCCGGCCCGGGACCCCGCCAGCAGAAGCCGAGTCCGTCGGAAACGGCAGCACGCCGCCTGAACCCGCTCCCGATGTAAACCAGGGAGAGCTGTTCGACCTCACACCGATTGATCCGGCATTGGCTGCCGTCGGCAACGGCCGGAAAACGTCCGCCGATGAGCTGAAAGACCCTCAGGAGGACAATGCTGAAGGCGGGGGGCACTTCATCGAACATCTTGACGAGATCCGAACTAGACTCATACGTTCGGCACTGGTCCTGGCCCTCGCCACCGGCCTCTCGGCCTTATACTCCGACTTCCTCGTCGACAACGTGCTGATCGGCCCCCTCAAGAGAAGCAGCGGCACCCTCCAGCTCCAGAACCTTGTGCCCTACGGCCAGATATCGATCTATCTTCAGGCGGTGTTCTTTTCGGGCTTCATCGTCTCGTTCCCCTTTCTTGCTCTCCAGCTATGGCAGTTCGTGGCGCCGGGGCTGCATGAACATGAGCGTTCGGCAGGGCGATTCTCAATCCTCTTCATCTCGCTCTCCTTTTTCCTCGGCATCATGTTCGGCTATTTCGTGTTCCTTCCGGTCTCTCTGGCCTTTTTCGCCTCGTTCGGCTCCCCCCTGATCGAGAACAACATCTCCGTCCAGGACTATGCCAGCTTCTTCATCGGCACCCTCCTGACCGCAGGGCTGGTGTTTGAGCTCCCCTTCATCTCCTATATACTCTCCAAGATCGGACTGCTGACTCCGGCTTTCATGCGCTTCTACCGGCGCCATGCCATTGTCACCCTGCTCATTGTCGCGGCACTCGTCACCCCGTCGACCGACATCGTCACCCAGCTGGTGATCGGCGTACCGCTCATCCTGCTCTATGAGGCAAGCATCCTGATTTCAGCGCATGTCAACCGCAACAACGCAGCTTTGAAACGCTCGTGA
- a CDS encoding alpha/beta hydrolase, producing the protein MTSTTGHQPRLINLPVQGKTLEGNPLGDPSLRLMPVYLPPSYDDKKRFPVIYLLAGFASSGASFTNYSFMTPSVPEIAERLIGERTMEETIIAMPDCMTRYGGSQYVDSAATGKYETYLVEEIVGAVDRNLKTLPGREHRAVAGKSSGGFGALRLAMRHPDVFSAAACHSGDMAFDLSYRPNFPAAARILERYNGNIAAFYERYFASPKPPQGEFALLDLLAMSAAYSPDRSRQAPENMRLPFDPETAETIEEVWQEWIGFDPVQMLQGEEHRLALSSLKLLFLDCGTMDEYNLQFGLRILTRELRRYGIAHRHEEFMDSHGGTSYRYKVSLPALALAIRA; encoded by the coding sequence GTGACCAGCACTACTGGACATCAGCCCCGTCTGATCAATCTTCCTGTACAGGGAAAGACCCTGGAGGGCAACCCGCTCGGCGATCCCTCCCTGCGGCTGATGCCGGTCTACCTCCCTCCCTCCTACGACGACAAAAAGCGGTTTCCCGTCATCTACCTCCTGGCCGGATTCGCCTCGAGCGGAGCCTCGTTCACCAACTACTCGTTCATGACGCCCTCGGTTCCCGAAATTGCCGAGCGGCTGATCGGCGAAAGAACGATGGAGGAGACCATCATCGCCATGCCGGACTGCATGACGCGCTACGGCGGCTCGCAGTATGTCGACTCCGCGGCTACGGGGAAGTATGAAACCTATCTGGTTGAAGAGATCGTCGGCGCTGTAGACCGGAATCTCAAAACACTGCCCGGACGTGAACACCGCGCAGTCGCGGGCAAATCATCGGGAGGGTTCGGTGCACTCCGGCTCGCCATGCGCCACCCCGATGTGTTCTCTGCGGCTGCATGCCACAGCGGCGACATGGCCTTCGACCTGTCATACAGGCCGAACTTCCCCGCTGCCGCAAGGATACTTGAACGATACAACGGAAACATCGCCGCATTTTACGAGCGCTACTTCGCTTCACCGAAACCCCCGCAGGGAGAGTTCGCGCTGCTTGACCTGCTCGCCATGTCGGCAGCCTATTCGCCCGACAGGTCCCGGCAAGCACCGGAAAACATGCGTCTGCCGTTCGATCCCGAAACCGCGGAAACGATTGAAGAGGTTTGGCAGGAGTGGATCGGGTTCGATCCGGTGCAGATGCTGCAGGGCGAAGAGCACCGCCTTGCGCTCAGCTCTTTGAAGCTGCTGTTCCTTGACTGCGGAACAATGGACGAGTACAACCTCCAGTTCGGACTGCGCATTCTCACAAGGGAACTCCGGCGTTACGGCATAGCGCACCGCCATGAGGAGTTCATGGATTCGCACGGAGGCACCTCCTACCGCTACAAGGTATCGCTACCGGCGCTTGCTCTGGCAATCCGGGCCTGA
- the coaE gene encoding dephospho-CoA kinase (Dephospho-CoA kinase (CoaE) performs the final step in coenzyme A biosynthesis.), whose translation MTPSHPFLVGVTGGIGSGKSTLCRFLEKMGCELFEADKVARQLQVSDPEIMEGIKSLFGKDVYSKTRSGKLSLDRKRIAREVFSHPATLGALNNLIHPKVYNAFRQRALEAFGRGTAILVMEAAILFETGRAADLDFVVVVAADTETRIKRAVTRGLGTPEDIRKRIALQWPQEMLVARADYVVNNDIGKTKLKEEAGRLYSVLVEAAASGPDCQSKRR comes from the coding sequence ATGACCCCATCGCATCCGTTCCTTGTCGGTGTCACCGGCGGCATCGGCAGCGGCAAGTCCACGCTGTGCCGTTTTCTGGAAAAGATGGGCTGCGAACTGTTCGAGGCTGACAAGGTCGCCCGCCAGCTGCAGGTTTCTGATCCGGAAATTATGGAGGGCATCAAATCCCTTTTCGGCAAGGACGTTTACTCTAAAACCCGTTCCGGCAAGCTCAGTCTCGACAGGAAGCGCATCGCAAGGGAGGTGTTTTCCCATCCCGCAACGCTTGGGGCGCTCAATAACCTTATCCACCCGAAAGTATACAACGCATTTCGCCAGAGGGCGCTTGAGGCCTTCGGGCGGGGGACGGCGATTCTTGTCATGGAGGCAGCCATCCTGTTCGAGACGGGTCGTGCCGCAGACCTCGATTTTGTTGTTGTCGTCGCCGCCGACACCGAAACCCGCATCAAGCGGGCGGTCACGAGGGGGCTCGGCACCCCTGAGGACATACGGAAGCGCATCGCACTCCAGTGGCCTCAGGAGATGCTGGTTGCGCGGGCGGACTATGTGGTGAACAACGACATCGGGAAGACGAAGCTCAAAGAGGAGGCCGGGCGGCTGTACAGCGTTCTTGTAGAGGCCGCGGCTTCAGGCCCGGATTGCCAGAGCAAGCGCCGGTAG
- a CDS encoding superoxide dismutase, which yields MAYQQPALPWAENALEPHISAKTLSFHYGKHHAAYVTNYNNLVGGTPLDEMPIEDVIAQTAGDSSKIGVFNNGAQAWNHSFYWNCLTPNGGGKPSGELAEAIEKDFGGYDAFREELKNAAATQFGSGWAWLVLENGTLKVAKTANAETPMTKGMKPILTIDVWEHAYYLDYQNRRPDYTAAVIDNLINWEFAEENYTAAR from the coding sequence ATGGCCTACCAGCAACCAGCGCTCCCTTGGGCGGAAAATGCCCTTGAGCCCCACATCTCCGCTAAAACCCTAAGCTTCCATTACGGCAAGCACCATGCGGCATATGTCACCAACTACAATAACCTCGTCGGCGGCACGCCACTTGATGAAATGCCGATTGAGGATGTGATTGCCCAGACGGCCGGCGACTCGTCCAAAATCGGGGTATTCAACAACGGAGCGCAGGCCTGGAACCACAGCTTCTACTGGAACTGCCTCACCCCGAACGGCGGTGGAAAGCCTTCCGGTGAACTTGCTGAAGCGATAGAAAAGGATTTCGGCGGCTACGATGCATTCCGTGAAGAGCTGAAGAATGCCGCAGCGACGCAGTTCGGAAGCGGATGGGCCTGGCTCGTGCTGGAGAACGGTACCCTGAAGGTTGCCAAAACAGCCAATGCAGAAACCCCCATGACAAAAGGCATGAAGCCGATCCTCACCATTGACGTGTGGGAACATGCCTACTACCTCGACTATCAGAACCGCAGACCGGATTACACGGCAGCCGTCATCGACAACCTCATCAACTGGGAATTTGCCGAAGAAAACTACACGGCTGCACGCTGA
- a CDS encoding Txe/YoeB family addiction module toxin: MLANHPRTGTGKPERLKGNLKGYWSRHLSNKHRIVYEIIDNTVPVYIIEAKGHYDDKQIPH, translated from the coding sequence GTGCTGGCGAATCATCCAAGAACCGGGACAGGCAAACCAGAGCGACTCAAAGGGAATCTGAAGGGGTATTGGTCACGACACCTCAGTAATAAACATCGTATCGTGTATGAGATTATTGACAACACCGTACCCGTTTATATCATCGAGGCCAAAGGGCATTACGATGACAAGCAGATTCCCCATTGA
- a CDS encoding DUF4292 domain-containing protein yields the protein MMRKNGVLAWALLLALSVMVSGCSGFRTVSRQELPLGEAVLSKGDAALYQRVRASAPFITSVDGYADVWLKTLKHRHKVYCSIRVNRGGESRMLVSAGFIGLPVADIFIGRDSVLVHDMLRNRYFSGGNNERNLEKILGVSSGPMLISGSLLGLMDIPEPAGAIRSVQKGDGLVSFSIASGSGAKVVVADSASGTLRALQVKDGAGRLTSEMHFKDFEACMVDGKSAMVPRTIEMVLQGDEGKGERQLVISYDERAFNRRNGSMRPVVPDNARVVSLEESDGVPWL from the coding sequence ATGATGCGTAAAAACGGTGTTTTGGCGTGGGCTCTCCTGCTTGCGCTTTCGGTTATGGTTTCCGGCTGTTCGGGTTTCCGGACGGTGTCCCGACAGGAGCTGCCTCTCGGAGAAGCAGTGCTTTCAAAGGGGGATGCGGCCCTGTACCAGCGTGTGCGGGCATCGGCGCCCTTCATCACCTCGGTTGACGGCTACGCCGATGTATGGCTCAAAACCCTGAAGCATCGTCACAAGGTCTATTGCAGCATACGGGTGAACAGGGGGGGGGAGTCTCGCATGCTGGTAAGTGCCGGGTTCATCGGCCTGCCTGTCGCCGATATTTTCATCGGCCGGGATTCGGTGCTGGTGCACGATATGCTCCGTAACCGCTATTTCAGCGGCGGAAACAACGAGCGGAACCTCGAAAAAATACTCGGCGTCAGTTCGGGGCCGATGCTCATTTCAGGTTCGCTGCTCGGCCTTATGGACATCCCTGAGCCTGCCGGGGCCATCCGTTCTGTGCAGAAGGGAGACGGACTCGTCTCTTTCAGCATTGCATCAGGGTCAGGGGCGAAGGTGGTTGTCGCAGATTCCGCTTCCGGTACACTTCGTGCGCTTCAGGTAAAGGACGGCGCGGGGCGGCTCACGAGCGAAATGCACTTCAAGGACTTCGAGGCCTGCATGGTGGACGGTAAAAGCGCCATGGTGCCCCGCACAATCGAAATGGTGCTGCAGGGTGATGAGGGAAAGGGAGAGCGACAGCTGGTCATCTCCTATGACGAACGCGCATTCAATCGTAGAAACGGCTCTATGCGTCCTGTCGTACCCGATAACGCGAGGGTTGTGAGTCTTGAAGAGTCGGACGGAGTGCCCTGGCTCTAA
- a CDS encoding class I SAM-dependent rRNA methyltransferase, whose translation MHSIHLKPKEHRRIQKGHLWVFSNELRELPRDIAAGETVRLHTHEGKLVGAGFYNPNSLISFRLLTRGEELPDRDFFLRKLTEALALREKVYQLDDTDAWRLVHGESDGLPGLIVDRFAKGIVLQAFSAGMDLHLPLITEILQELLKPEVVVVRNESVLRELEGLPLYRDVVAGSKTAVVQTIHDAGITFKVDLYEGQKTGFFLDQRENRRILRRFSKGARVLDVFTNDGGFGLNALAGGASSALLVDASEEALKRAERNAGLNGMDNFSLMAGDAFDVLQQMIDAKEQFDIVILDPPSFTKSRKNLPVALKAYKKLNQLGLKLVKNGGFLATASCSHHVSEEDFLQSIHQAALLSGTQLRMIYRNSQPFDHPVLLSMPETGYLKFACFYVTR comes from the coding sequence ATGCATTCCATACATCTCAAACCGAAAGAACACCGCAGAATCCAGAAGGGACACCTTTGGGTATTCAGCAATGAACTCAGGGAACTTCCCCGCGACATCGCCGCCGGGGAAACCGTCCGACTGCACACCCATGAAGGAAAGCTTGTAGGGGCAGGCTTCTACAATCCCAACTCACTCATCTCCTTCCGTCTGCTCACCCGCGGCGAAGAACTGCCTGACAGGGATTTTTTCCTCCGCAAGCTCACCGAGGCCCTCGCCCTCAGAGAGAAGGTATACCAATTGGACGACACTGATGCCTGGCGTCTTGTGCACGGAGAGTCCGATGGTCTGCCGGGACTTATCGTGGACCGGTTTGCAAAGGGCATCGTCCTGCAGGCATTCTCTGCCGGAATGGACCTCCACCTGCCCCTCATCACCGAAATCCTGCAGGAACTGCTGAAGCCGGAAGTCGTGGTAGTACGCAATGAATCCGTGCTCCGGGAGCTTGAGGGCCTTCCGCTCTATCGTGACGTGGTCGCCGGCAGCAAAACAGCGGTCGTGCAGACAATCCATGATGCAGGCATCACCTTCAAGGTCGACCTCTATGAGGGCCAGAAAACAGGGTTTTTCCTCGACCAGCGTGAAAACCGCAGGATCCTCAGACGCTTCAGCAAGGGAGCAAGGGTGCTCGACGTCTTCACCAACGATGGCGGGTTCGGCCTCAACGCACTGGCTGGAGGAGCATCCTCCGCACTGCTCGTCGATGCATCTGAAGAAGCCCTGAAACGTGCCGAGCGCAATGCCGGACTCAACGGGATGGACAACTTCAGTCTCATGGCAGGGGACGCGTTTGACGTACTCCAGCAGATGATTGATGCCAAAGAACAGTTCGATATCGTCATCCTCGACCCGCCAAGCTTTACAAAAAGCCGGAAAAACCTTCCAGTGGCACTCAAGGCATACAAAAAGCTCAACCAGCTCGGGCTGAAGCTCGTGAAAAACGGAGGGTTCCTGGCAACCGCATCGTGCAGCCACCATGTATCGGAGGAGGACTTCCTGCAGAGCATCCATCAGGCCGCACTCCTCAGTGGCACACAGCTCAGGATGATCTACCGCAACTCCCAACCCTTCGATCACCCGGTGCTGCTCTCAATGCCTGAAACCGGATACCTCAAATTCGCCTGTTTCTACGTAACCCGCTGA
- a CDS encoding type I restriction endonuclease: protein MDLKDSLKAIADRVSKLKEQIGTEEATKNAFIMPFLQALGYDVFNPVEVVPEFTADIGLKKGEKIDYAIIKDGVPAILIECKHWAQDLNLHDGQLLRYFHVSQAKFGLLTNGVSYRFFSDLVQQNKMDEKPFLEFDITEINDGQLEELKKFHKSSFDVDSIVNTASDLKYTNELKQLIKQELINPSVDFVKYFARQVYPSIVTAKVLDQFTSLTKKSIQQHISDLITERLKTALTKEGESNKESALNELTPKEGTKIVTTDDELEAFMIVKSILRRNVDVKRLAYRDAQSYFAVLLDDNNRKTVCRLYFSMTSDKKSVTVFGENKKEMKFDIGSLEDIFDLSDELMQSVAWYDNQN, encoded by the coding sequence ATGGACCTTAAGGATTCACTGAAAGCCATAGCTGATAGGGTTTCAAAGCTTAAAGAGCAGATCGGAACGGAAGAGGCGACAAAGAACGCCTTCATTATGCCATTTCTACAGGCATTGGGATACGATGTGTTTAACCCAGTTGAAGTGGTTCCGGAGTTTACGGCGGATATTGGATTGAAAAAAGGGGAGAAAATTGACTATGCAATCATTAAGGATGGTGTGCCGGCAATCTTGATTGAATGCAAACACTGGGCTCAAGATTTAAATCTCCATGATGGCCAGTTATTACGCTACTTCCATGTTTCACAGGCAAAGTTTGGCTTGTTGACCAATGGGGTGAGTTATAGGTTCTTTTCGGATTTGGTGCAACAGAATAAAATGGATGAAAAGCCGTTTCTTGAGTTTGATATCACAGAGATTAATGATGGTCAACTGGAAGAATTGAAGAAATTTCATAAATCAAGCTTCGACGTTGATAGTATAGTTAACACCGCAAGCGATTTAAAATATACAAATGAGTTAAAGCAATTGATAAAGCAGGAGCTAATCAATCCATCTGTTGATTTTGTGAAGTATTTTGCACGACAGGTATACCCCAGCATTGTAACTGCAAAAGTCTTAGATCAGTTTACTTCGCTGACCAAAAAGTCAATTCAGCAGCATATATCAGACCTCATTACAGAAAGGTTGAAGACTGCGTTGACAAAAGAAGGAGAAAGTAATAAAGAATCGGCGTTGAATGAGTTGACGCCAAAAGAAGGGACTAAGATCGTCACAACTGATGATGAACTTGAGGCGTTTATGATAGTAAAGTCAATTTTACGCCGGAATGTTGATGTCAAACGTTTAGCGTATCGAGATGCCCAATCCTATTTTGCTGTTCTTTTAGATGACAATAACCGAAAAACCGTGTGCAGACTCTATTTCAGTATGACCAGCGATAAAAAATCGGTTACTGTTTTTGGGGAGAATAAAAAAGAAATGAAATTCGATATTGGATCTCTTGAAGACATTTTTGACCTCTCGGATGAGTTGATGCAAAGTGTTGCCTGGTACGACAATCAAAACTAA
- a CDS encoding 5' nucleotidase, NT5C type — MKSPRETVIGVDLDGVCADFYHRMRRIASEWLERPLDELPEEVSYGLDEWGISGPGQYESLHRFAVTQRELFRTMPMVPGARRYLRLLSDEGYRIRIITHRLFIHYFHASAVQQTVEWLDSHGIPYWDLCFMKVKSQVGADIYIEDSPDNILQLRESGLYTICFSNSTNRHISAPKASSWEEAYRLVKEREKEPQG, encoded by the coding sequence ATGAAGAGCCCCCGTGAAACAGTCATCGGCGTCGATCTGGACGGAGTCTGTGCCGATTTTTACCACCGCATGCGTCGTATCGCTTCGGAATGGCTGGAGCGGCCTCTCGATGAGCTTCCGGAGGAAGTCTCCTACGGACTTGACGAATGGGGCATCAGCGGCCCCGGGCAGTATGAAAGCCTGCACCGGTTTGCTGTCACCCAGCGCGAACTGTTCCGGACGATGCCGATGGTTCCCGGAGCCCGCCGCTACCTCCGCCTGCTTTCCGATGAAGGATACCGCATCCGCATCATCACCCACCGTCTCTTCATCCACTACTTCCATGCTTCGGCCGTGCAGCAGACGGTCGAGTGGCTCGACAGTCACGGCATTCCTTACTGGGATCTCTGTTTCATGAAGGTGAAGTCGCAAGTGGGTGCCGACATATACATCGAGGACAGCCCGGACAATATCCTGCAGCTCCGTGAAAGCGGCCTCTACACCATCTGCTTCTCCAACAGCACCAACCGACACATCTCCGCTCCGAAGGCCTCTTCGTGGGAGGAAGCCTACCGTCTCGTCAAAGAGCGGGAAAAAGAGCCACAGGGGTAG
- the trxA gene encoding thioredoxin, giving the protein MAEPVSFDFQRDVIDRSYDLPVLVDFWAEWCAPCRMLAPVLEKLAERHIGGWVLVKVNTEEYPDIASRYQIRGIPAVMLFSGGEVRDSFTGALAEHQIEEWLQKAVPGPYAKEVLLAEEFIREGKLSMALSVLEGVIESEPGNLKALSLLLKLKLFSAPGYVLALSPKLDAEVEYMELAGTLKTLSRLLDASLSAFPEDDLRADYLAAIECLRREDFDGALKGFIDVLRRNRGYDDDGSRTACIAIFRFLGEEHEVSIRHRRSFDRAF; this is encoded by the coding sequence ATGGCTGAGCCCGTTTCGTTTGATTTTCAGCGTGATGTCATAGATCGGAGCTATGATCTTCCGGTTCTTGTCGATTTCTGGGCTGAGTGGTGCGCGCCGTGCCGCATGCTGGCCCCTGTGCTCGAAAAACTTGCTGAAAGGCATATCGGAGGGTGGGTACTCGTGAAGGTCAACACCGAGGAGTACCCCGATATCGCTTCCCGGTATCAGATCCGCGGCATTCCTGCCGTGATGCTTTTTTCCGGAGGTGAGGTCCGGGACAGCTTCACCGGAGCGCTCGCGGAACACCAGATCGAGGAGTGGCTCCAGAAGGCCGTGCCGGGCCCTTATGCAAAAGAGGTTCTGCTGGCGGAAGAGTTCATACGGGAGGGAAAGCTCTCGATGGCACTTTCCGTACTTGAGGGCGTGATTGAAAGTGAACCCGGGAATCTGAAGGCTCTCTCGCTTCTGTTGAAACTCAAGCTTTTTTCCGCACCGGGGTATGTGCTCGCCCTTTCCCCGAAGCTGGATGCGGAGGTTGAGTACATGGAGCTCGCGGGTACCTTGAAGACGCTCTCCAGGCTTCTTGATGCCTCATTGTCGGCATTTCCTGAGGACGATCTCAGGGCGGACTATCTTGCAGCAATCGAGTGCTTGCGCCGTGAGGATTTCGACGGTGCGCTGAAAGGGTTCATTGATGTGCTCCGGCGGAATCGTGGCTATGATGACGATGGATCACGAACCGCCTGCATCGCCATCTTCCGTTTTCTCGGCGAGGAGCATGAGGTATCGATCCGTCACCGCAGGTCGTTCGACAGGGCGTTCTGA